A window from Mustela erminea isolate mMusErm1 chromosome 17, mMusErm1.Pri, whole genome shotgun sequence encodes these proteins:
- the MTX1 gene encoding metaxin-1 — protein sequence MAAPMELFCWSGGWGLPSVDLDSLAVLTYARFTGAPLKVHKITNPWQSPSGTLPALRTSHGEVISVPHKIITHLRKEKYNADYDLSARQGADTLAFMSLLEEKLLPVLIHTFWVDTKNYVEVTRKWYAEATPFPLNFFLPGRMQRQFVERLQLLCGEHRPENEEELEKELYHEARECLTLLSQRLGSQKFFFGDAPASLDAFVFGYLALLLQAKLPSGKLQAHLRGLQNLCAYCTHILSLYFPWDGAEVPPPRPTTAGPDTEEEPNRRRNQILSVLAGLAAMVGYALLSGIVSIQRATPARATSTRSLSMAEEDEEE from the exons ACCTATGCCAGATTCACGGGTGCCCCGCTCAAGGTGCACAAGATCACCAACCCCTGGCAGAGCCCTTCAG GAACTCTGCCTGCCCTCCGGACCAGTCATGGAGAGGTCATCTCGGTACCGCACAAGATCATCACCCACCTTCGGAAAGAG AAGTACAACGCCGATTATGACCTGTCGGCCCGGCAAGGGGCGGACACCTTGGCCTTCATGTCTCTGCTGGAGGAGAAGCTGCTCCCGGTGCTG ATACACACTTTCTGGGTGGACACCAAGAACTACGTGGAGGTGACCCGGAAGTGGTACGCGGAGGCCACGCCCTTTCCCCTGAACTTCTTCCTTCCCGGCCGCATGCAGCGCCAGTTCGTGGAGCGGCTGCAGCTGCTGTGCGGGGAGCACCGGCCCGAGAACGAGGAAGAGCTGGAGAAGGAG CTGTACCACGAGGCCCGGGAGTGCCTGACCCTGCTCTCGCAACGCCTGGGCTCCCAGAAGTTCTTCTTCGGAGACGC ccctgcctccctggaCGCCTTTGTCTTTGGCTACTTGGCGCTGCTGCTCCAGGCCAAGCTGCCCAGTGGAAAGCTGCAGGCCCACCTGCGGGGGCTGCAGAACCTCTGTGCCTACTGCACCCACATTCTCAGCCTCTACTTCCCCTGGGATGGAG CTGAGGTGCCGCCCCCCCGCCCGACGACGGCTGGCCCAGACACTGAGGAGGAGCCGAACCGGCGCCGGAACCAGATCCTGTCCGTGCTGGCGGGCCTGGCGGCCATGGTGGGCTACGCCCTGCTCAGCGGCATCGTCTCCATCCAGCGGGCGACACCTGCTCGGGCCACGAGCACGCGGTCCCTGAGCATGGccgaggaggatgaggaggagtgA
- the GBA gene encoding lysosomal acid glucosylceramidase isoform X2, whose product MELSSPPRGECSRPLDRAGFRAASLTGLLLLQVISWASGARPCIPKSFGYSSVVCVCNATYCDSLDPLTLPAPGTFSRYESTRSGRRMEQSLGTIRANRTGTGLLLTLQPDQKFQKVKGFGGAMTDAAALNILALSPPARDLLLKSYFSEEGIEYNIIRVPMASCDFSVRTYTYDDTPDDFQLRDFSLPEEDVKLKIPLIHQALALARRPVSLFASPWTSPTWLKTNGAVNGKGSLKGQPGDIYHQTWARYFVKFLDVYAEHKLRFWAVTAENEPSAGLLSGYPFQCLGFTPEHQRDFIARDLGPALANSTHRDTRLLILDDQRLLLPHWAQVVLADPEAAKYVHGVAVHWYLDFLAPAKATLGETHRLFPDIMLFASEACVGSKFWEQSVRLGSWDRGVQYSHSIITNLLYHVAGWTDWNLALNPEGGPNWVRNFVDSPIIVDIAKDTFYKQPMFYHLGHFSKFIPEGSQRVGLLASQKNSLDAVALTRPDGSAVVVVLNRSPKDVPLTIEDPGVGFVETLSPGHSIHTYLWSRP is encoded by the exons ATGGAGCTTTCAAGTCCTCCCAGAGGA GAATGTTCCCGGCCTCTGGACAGGGCGGGTTTCAGGGCTGCCAGCCTCACGGGACTGCTGCTCCTTCAGGTGATATCATGGGCATCAG GTGCCCGGCCCTGCATCCCTAAGAGCTTCGGCTACAGCTCGGTGGTGTGTGTCTGCAACGCCACGTACTGTGACTCTCTTGACCCCCTGACCCTGCCGGCCCCGGGCACCTTCAGCCGCTACGAGAGCACGCGCAGCGGACGCCGGATGGAGCAGAGTCTGGGGACCATCCGGGCCAACCGCACGGGCACAG GGCTCCTGCTGACCCTGCAGCCAGACCAGAAGTTCCAGAAAGTGAAGGGGTTTGGAGGGGCCATGACAGACGCCGCTGCCCTCAACATCCTCGCCCTGTCCCCCCCTGCCCGGGACTTGCTACTCAAAtcttatttctctgaagaag GCATCGAGTACAACATCATCAGGGTCCCCATGGCCAGCTGTGACTTCTCCGTCCGCACCTACACATACGATGACACCCCTGATGACTTCCAGTTACGAGACTTCAGCCTCCCCGAGGAGGACGTCAAGCTCAAG ATACCCCTGATTCACCAAGCTCTGGCGCTGGCCCGGCGCCCCGTGTCACTGTTCGCCAGTCCCTGGACGTCACCCACGTGGCTGAAGACCAATGGGGCTGTGAATGGGAAGGGGTCACTCAAGGGTCAGCCTGGGGATATCTACCACCAGACCTGGGCCAGATACTTTGTGAA GTTCCTGGATGTCTATGCAGAGCACAAGCTACGCTTCTGGGCAGTGACCGCAGAAAACGAGCCCTCGGCAGGGCTGCTCAGCGGGTACCCCTTCCAGTGCCTGGGCTTCACGCCCGAACACCAGCGAGACTTCATCGCCCGGGACCTGGGTCCCGCCCTCGCCAACAGTACGCACCGCGACACCCGTCTGCTCATCCTGGATGACCAGCGCTTGCTGCTGCCCCACTGGGCCCAGGTG GTGCTGGCGGACCCAGAGGCGGCTAAGTACGTGCACGGTGTGGCCGTGCACTGGTACCTGGACTTCCTGGCCCCAGCCAAGGCCACCCTGGGGGAGACACACCGCCTGTTCCCCGACATCATGCTCTTTGCCTCGGAGGCCTGTGTGGGCTCCAAGTTCTGGGAGCAGAGTGTGCGCCTGGGCTCCTGGGACCGGGGAGTACAGTACAGTCACAGCATCATCACG aACCTCCTGTACCACGTGGCCGGCTGGACCGACTGGAACCTCGCCCTGAACCCAGAAGGGGGGCCCAACTGGGTGCGCAACTTTGTGGACAGTCCCATCATCGTCGACATCGCCAAGGACACGTTTTACAAACAGCCCATGTTCTATCATCTCGGCCACTTTAG CAAGTTCATCCCCGAGGGCTCCCAGAGAGTGGGGCTGCTAGCCAGCCAGAAGAACAGCCTGGACGCAGTGGCACTGACCCGTCCCGATGGCTCGGCAGTTGTGGTGGTGCTGAACCG CTCCCCGAAGGACGTGCCTCTTACCATCGAGGACCCTGGCGTGGGCTTCGTGGAGACGCTGTCCCCAGGCCACTCCATCCACACCTACCTGTGGAGCCGCCCGTGA
- the GBA gene encoding lysosomal acid glucosylceramidase isoform X1, whose product MELSSPPRGECSRPLDRAGFRAASLTGLLLLQVISWASDLASACAPSPPRARPCIPKSFGYSSVVCVCNATYCDSLDPLTLPAPGTFSRYESTRSGRRMEQSLGTIRANRTGTGLLLTLQPDQKFQKVKGFGGAMTDAAALNILALSPPARDLLLKSYFSEEGIEYNIIRVPMASCDFSVRTYTYDDTPDDFQLRDFSLPEEDVKLKIPLIHQALALARRPVSLFASPWTSPTWLKTNGAVNGKGSLKGQPGDIYHQTWARYFVKFLDVYAEHKLRFWAVTAENEPSAGLLSGYPFQCLGFTPEHQRDFIARDLGPALANSTHRDTRLLILDDQRLLLPHWAQVVLADPEAAKYVHGVAVHWYLDFLAPAKATLGETHRLFPDIMLFASEACVGSKFWEQSVRLGSWDRGVQYSHSIITNLLYHVAGWTDWNLALNPEGGPNWVRNFVDSPIIVDIAKDTFYKQPMFYHLGHFSKFIPEGSQRVGLLASQKNSLDAVALTRPDGSAVVVVLNRSPKDVPLTIEDPGVGFVETLSPGHSIHTYLWSRP is encoded by the exons ATGGAGCTTTCAAGTCCTCCCAGAGGA GAATGTTCCCGGCCTCTGGACAGGGCGGGTTTCAGGGCTGCCAGCCTCACGGGACTGCTGCTCCTTCAGGTGATATCATGGGCATCAG ACCTGGCCTCCGCTTGTGCTCCCTCCCCGCCACGTGCCCGGCCCTGCATCCCTAAGAGCTTCGGCTACAGCTCGGTGGTGTGTGTCTGCAACGCCACGTACTGTGACTCTCTTGACCCCCTGACCCTGCCGGCCCCGGGCACCTTCAGCCGCTACGAGAGCACGCGCAGCGGACGCCGGATGGAGCAGAGTCTGGGGACCATCCGGGCCAACCGCACGGGCACAG GGCTCCTGCTGACCCTGCAGCCAGACCAGAAGTTCCAGAAAGTGAAGGGGTTTGGAGGGGCCATGACAGACGCCGCTGCCCTCAACATCCTCGCCCTGTCCCCCCCTGCCCGGGACTTGCTACTCAAAtcttatttctctgaagaag GCATCGAGTACAACATCATCAGGGTCCCCATGGCCAGCTGTGACTTCTCCGTCCGCACCTACACATACGATGACACCCCTGATGACTTCCAGTTACGAGACTTCAGCCTCCCCGAGGAGGACGTCAAGCTCAAG ATACCCCTGATTCACCAAGCTCTGGCGCTGGCCCGGCGCCCCGTGTCACTGTTCGCCAGTCCCTGGACGTCACCCACGTGGCTGAAGACCAATGGGGCTGTGAATGGGAAGGGGTCACTCAAGGGTCAGCCTGGGGATATCTACCACCAGACCTGGGCCAGATACTTTGTGAA GTTCCTGGATGTCTATGCAGAGCACAAGCTACGCTTCTGGGCAGTGACCGCAGAAAACGAGCCCTCGGCAGGGCTGCTCAGCGGGTACCCCTTCCAGTGCCTGGGCTTCACGCCCGAACACCAGCGAGACTTCATCGCCCGGGACCTGGGTCCCGCCCTCGCCAACAGTACGCACCGCGACACCCGTCTGCTCATCCTGGATGACCAGCGCTTGCTGCTGCCCCACTGGGCCCAGGTG GTGCTGGCGGACCCAGAGGCGGCTAAGTACGTGCACGGTGTGGCCGTGCACTGGTACCTGGACTTCCTGGCCCCAGCCAAGGCCACCCTGGGGGAGACACACCGCCTGTTCCCCGACATCATGCTCTTTGCCTCGGAGGCCTGTGTGGGCTCCAAGTTCTGGGAGCAGAGTGTGCGCCTGGGCTCCTGGGACCGGGGAGTACAGTACAGTCACAGCATCATCACG aACCTCCTGTACCACGTGGCCGGCTGGACCGACTGGAACCTCGCCCTGAACCCAGAAGGGGGGCCCAACTGGGTGCGCAACTTTGTGGACAGTCCCATCATCGTCGACATCGCCAAGGACACGTTTTACAAACAGCCCATGTTCTATCATCTCGGCCACTTTAG CAAGTTCATCCCCGAGGGCTCCCAGAGAGTGGGGCTGCTAGCCAGCCAGAAGAACAGCCTGGACGCAGTGGCACTGACCCGTCCCGATGGCTCGGCAGTTGTGGTGGTGCTGAACCG CTCCCCGAAGGACGTGCCTCTTACCATCGAGGACCCTGGCGTGGGCTTCGTGGAGACGCTGTCCCCAGGCCACTCCATCCACACCTACCTGTGGAGCCGCCCGTGA